In one Sphingomonas sp. AP4-R1 genomic region, the following are encoded:
- a CDS encoding endonuclease domain-containing protein translates to MQRIPPETTDSARRLRREATFEERLLWSVLRQARPRFIRQLAIDRYIVDFACRSARIAIELDGGQHASRTEEDAARTAHLERHGWTVLRFWNNDVRDHTEGVVDTIFRAVSRASTHPQPLPFREGG, encoded by the coding sequence GTGCAGCGCATACCGCCCGAAACGACAGACAGCGCTCGGCGTCTCAGGCGCGAGGCGACGTTCGAGGAGAGGCTGTTATGGTCGGTCTTGCGACAAGCTCGGCCGCGTTTCATCCGCCAGTTGGCGATCGATCGATACATTGTCGATTTCGCCTGCCGATCCGCGCGGATCGCCATCGAACTCGATGGCGGGCAGCATGCCAGCCGCACCGAGGAAGACGCTGCTCGTACCGCCCATCTGGAAAGGCATGGCTGGACTGTGCTGCGCTTCTGGAACAACGACGTGCGGGATCATACTGAGGGTGTCGTCGATACGATCTTTCGGGCCGTCTCGCGAGCGTCCACCCACCCCCAACCCCTCCCTTTCAGGGAGGGGGGCTAG
- a CDS encoding IS5 family transposase (programmed frameshift), translated as MSDMFWFSDEQWAVIEPLLPVQATGRPRVDDCRVLSGIVHALRSGGRWSDCPADYGPKKTLYNRFVRWAERGVWTDIFQALAGRADVPERLFLDATLIKAHRTAGGAKGGPLAHGIGRTQNGRQTKLHALCDDRGRPWSLVVTPGNIPDIAIAIQCIEALPPSAELVADKGYDANALRDWLENRGTIAVIPPKRHRRVQFPYDKRVYNKRNVIERMFCRFKDWRRVATRYDRKVQVFLASITLAAIVNWWLQ; from the exons ATGTCTGATATGTTTTGGTTTTCGGACGAGCAGTGGGCGGTGATCGAGCCGCTTTTGCCGGTGCAGGCGACGGGACGGCCGCGTGTTGACGATTGCCGGGTTCTGTCGGGGATCGTGCATGCGCTGAGATCGGGCGGCCGGTGGAGTGACTGTCCGGCGGATTATGGTCCGAAGAAGACGCTCTACAATCGCTTCGTGCGCTGGGCCGAGCGCGGCGTCTGGACCGACATCTTTCAGGCGCTGGCGGGCCGGGCGGACGTGCCCGAACGGCTCTTCCTCGATGCCACCCTGATCAAGGCCCACCGGACCGCCGGCGGCGCAAAAGGGGGGCCTT TGGCCCATGGTATCGGCCGTACCCAGAACGGGCGCCAGACCAAGCTCCATGCCTTGTGCGACGACCGTGGAAGGCCCTGGAGCCTTGTCGTAACTCCTGGGAATATCCCGGATATTGCGATCGCCATACAATGTATCGAGGCGCTGCCGCCCTCGGCAGAGCTGGTCGCCGACAAAGGCTATGATGCCAATGCCCTGCGCGATTGGCTCGAAAACCGCGGCACCATCGCCGTCATCCCGCCCAAGCGTCATCGCAGGGTCCAGTTCCCTTACGACAAGCGCGTCTACAACAAGCGTAACGTCATCGAACGCATGTTCTGCCGCTTCAAGGACTGGCGTCGCGTCGCCACACGATACGACCGAAAGGTTCAGGTCTTCCTCGCCTCCATCACTCTCGCCGCCATCGTCAACTGGTGGCTCCAGTGA